Proteins encoded in a region of the Ignavibacteriales bacterium genome:
- a CDS encoding DNA-3-methyladenine glycosylase 2 family protein, whose protein sequence is MNKLAIAQKLFARIKDKYGVPPNWTRPQGFVSLSRIILEQQVSLASAEAHFIKLNNYLPEFSPTEILKLTDEELRACQISRQKSKYLRTLSQSILNKELDFDEMFKLSPSEVRKILTNIKGIGNWTADIYLMFCLQSKDIFPLGDIALITTIKELTKVKTKEGIIRLTQKWKPYRSLAAYFLWHYYLKKRNRS, encoded by the coding sequence ATAAATAAACTCGCCATTGCTCAGAAACTCTTCGCCAGGATAAAAGATAAATATGGTGTACCACCAAATTGGACAAGACCACAGGGTTTTGTTTCGTTATCAAGAATTATTTTAGAACAGCAGGTTAGTCTTGCATCCGCAGAAGCACATTTTATTAAGCTAAATAATTATCTGCCGGAATTTTCACCGACTGAAATTTTAAAGCTTACGGATGAAGAATTGCGGGCCTGCCAGATAAGCAGACAAAAATCAAAATATCTTCGCACACTATCTCAGTCAATATTAAACAAAGAATTAGATTTTGATGAAATGTTTAAGTTGAGTCCGTCAGAAGTAAGAAAAATACTTACAAACATAAAAGGAATCGGAAATTGGACTGCAGATATTTATCTAATGTTCTGTCTGCAATCAAAAGATATTTTTCCTTTGGGAGATATTGCACTAATCACCACAATAAAAGAACTAACCAAAGTGAAAACTAAGGAAGGAATTATTCGCCTAACACAAAAGTGGAAACCATATAGATCTTTAGCTGCTTATTTTCTGTGGCATTATTATCTTAAGAAAAGAAATAGAAGTTAA